A stretch of the Gemmatimonadaceae bacterium genome encodes the following:
- a CDS encoding SRPBCC domain-containing protein has product MTTAFEAANEIRITRIYDAPVAMVWEAWTDVTQVGHWWGPRGFTITTHAKELRPGGFWEYTMHGPDGKDWPNYTRYHVVEPRARLEYDHGASSADAAPMFRVVATFRDVGGKTELDMRMILPTAEAAAQTRTFVKAAGGNGTWDRLAEYLEHRVSSREVFVINRSFSAPVDRVFAAWTTPDQLAAWMPPTGMSMHVKEADIRAGGRNVFSMSNDAFTMYGRIDYETVEPPSRLVYQQRFTDADGNTSRHPGAPVWPEVMHVTVTFVAEGAARTRVTVLWQPHGEPTAAEVAAFVTERAGMTQGWSGSFDKLDGVLAG; this is encoded by the coding sequence ATGACGACGGCATTTGAAGCGGCGAACGAGATCCGCATCACCCGCATCTACGACGCCCCGGTGGCGATGGTGTGGGAGGCGTGGACGGACGTGACCCAGGTGGGGCATTGGTGGGGCCCGCGCGGCTTCACGATCACGACGCACGCGAAGGAGCTGCGCCCGGGTGGATTCTGGGAGTACACGATGCACGGTCCGGATGGCAAGGACTGGCCGAACTACACGCGCTACCACGTGGTCGAGCCGCGGGCGCGCCTCGAGTACGACCATGGGGCGTCGTCGGCCGATGCGGCGCCGATGTTCCGGGTGGTGGCGACGTTCCGCGACGTGGGCGGGAAGACTGAGCTCGACATGCGCATGATCCTGCCGACGGCCGAGGCGGCGGCGCAGACGCGCACGTTCGTGAAGGCGGCGGGCGGCAACGGCACGTGGGATCGCCTGGCAGAGTACCTGGAGCACCGCGTGTCGTCGCGGGAGGTGTTCGTGATCAACCGGAGCTTCAGCGCGCCGGTGGATCGTGTGTTCGCGGCGTGGACCACCCCGGACCAGCTGGCGGCCTGGATGCCGCCGACGGGGATGTCGATGCACGTGAAGGAGGCCGACATCCGTGCGGGGGGGCGGAACGTGTTCTCGATGTCGAACGACGCCTTCACGATGTATGGGCGAATCGACTACGAGACCGTCGAGCCGCCGTCGCGCCTGGTGTACCAGCAGCGCTTCACGGACGCCGACGGGAACACCTCGCGCCATCCCGGCGCACCCGTGTGGCCCGAGGTGATGCACGTGACGGTCACCTTCGTGGCGGAGGGTGCGGCGCGGACGCGCGTGACGGTGCTGTGGCAGCCGCACGGGGAGCCGACGGCGGCGGAGGTGGCGGCGTTCGTGACCGAGCGGGCGGGGATGACGCAGGGGTGGAGCGGGTCGTTCGACAAGCTGGACGGCGTGCTGGCGGGCTGA
- a CDS encoding helix-turn-helix transcriptional regulator, whose amino-acid sequence MPDTLSRTFSALADPTRRAILARLREGEATVTQIAAPFLGQMTLPGVTKHLKVLETAGLVTKGREAQWRPCTLNAEPLKDAAAWMEEYRVFMEASLDRLGEYLQSLTTPAPGQTDDDGI is encoded by the coding sequence ATGCCGGATACCCTCAGTCGCACCTTTTCGGCGCTGGCCGATCCCACACGTCGGGCGATCCTCGCCCGGCTGCGGGAGGGGGAGGCGACAGTGACGCAGATCGCGGCGCCGTTCCTTGGGCAGATGACGCTGCCGGGGGTGACGAAGCACCTGAAGGTGCTGGAGACCGCGGGGCTGGTGACGAAGGGCCGCGAGGCGCAGTGGCGTCCGTGCACCCTGAATGCCGAGCCGTTGAAGGACGCGGCGGCGTGGATGGAGGAGTATCGCGTGTTCATGGAAGCCAGCCTCGACCGCCTTGGCGAGTACCTGCAGAGCCTCACCACCCCCGCACCGGGCCAGACTGATGACGACGGCATTTGA